In a single window of the Cucumis melo cultivar AY chromosome 11, USDA_Cmelo_AY_1.0, whole genome shotgun sequence genome:
- the LOC103501952 gene encoding uncharacterized protein LOC103501952 isoform X1, with translation MFWRLTSLSTSSPVESILDKENFSLEELLDEEEIIQECKALNSRLVNFLRDRAQVEQLLRYVVEEPPEDSESKRAFKFPFIACEIFTCEIDVILKTLVEEEELMDMLFSFLEPDRPHSALLAGYFSKVIICLMIRKTVPLMHYVQAHRDVLRQLVDLIGITSIMEVLVRLVGADDHVYPNFMDVMQWLSESDMLEMIVDKLNPSSLPEVHANAAETLCAIARNAPSALAAKLSSPSFVARIFDHALEDSHSKSGLVHSLSVCISLLDPKRSSAYSPLFHSFRSQHMYECPVPVDPETVGAMLPKLGDLLKLLNLSSDDKVLPTTYGELRPPLGKHRLKIVEFISVLLKTGNVTAEKELINSGTIKRVIDLFFEYPCNNFLHHHVENIILSCLESKKDDIVDHLLRECNLIGKILQTEKNPIILADSNQPTIPAVGKRAPRVCNLGHTTRISNKILQMANSQSCIRAYLLENTEWNEWQSTTLHDRNVVENVYRWACGRPTALQDRTRDSDEDDLHDRDYDVAALANNLNQAFRYKSYGNIDTVEDPRSLAQDDEDVYFDDESAEVVISSLRLGDDQGSSLFTNSNWFAFQDDRVSSEAAGTAPPERMDEINLNGSSNGGNSSSDDEVVIGEEEMTVSKNSVIDTSCSKSGLPSRFSEAEPAGDGISNSGSSASNDLGFFRFETPDAEDAYGDRPLPDWVGWGEASDLQVGGSSMNPFEDSDKSDINDSSQIELAAPNVNSPTREAFLPNGSPTTTGSSDGSEGSDHSQKTTAVPSLFEEDVEFVGVELEGTEKAMEQALKEGIVGEAGPLKRSVVPKVPEKENSDENGAGIKEFNDANYWRVDHEVAVLE, from the exons ATGTTTTGGAGGCTAACTTCCCTTTCTACTTCCTCTCCT GTGGAATCAATTTTAGACAAAGAGAATTTCTCCTTGGAAGAGCTTCTTGATGAAGAAGAAATAATCCAAGAATGCAAAGCCCTGAACAGTCGTTTAGTTAACTT TCTACGAGACAGAGCCCAGGTGGAACAACTCTTGCGTTACGTTGTTGAAGAACCTCCAGAGGATTCTGAAAGCAAACGGGCATTCAA GTTCCCGTTTATTGCCTGTGAGATCTTTACTTGTGAAATTGATGTTATCTTGAAGACTCTAGTAGAGGAGGAAGAG CTAATGGACATGCTTTTCTCCTTCTTGGAACCTGACCGACCTCATAGTGCTTTGTTAGCTGGTTATTTCAGCAAG GTAATCATATGCCTCATGATAAGGAAGACGGTTCCTCTTATGCACTATGTCCAG GCTCATCGAGATGTATTGCGCCAATTAGTTGATTTAATTGGAATTACATCCATTATGGAG GTTTTGGTTAGACTTGTTGGTGCTGATGATCACGTCTATCCAAATTTTATGGATGTGATGCAATGGTTGTCTGAGAGTGATATGCTGGAAATGATCGTTGATAAGCTGAATCCATCT AGTCTGCCTGAGGTTCATGCAAATGCAGCAGAAACATTATGTGCTATAGCCCGTAATGCGCCGTCTGCTCTTGCTGCCAAACTTTCTAGTCCCAG TTTTGTTGCAAGGATATTTGATCATGCTTTGGAAGATTCGCATTCTAAGTCTGGCCTTGTGCACTCACTTTCTGTATGCATTTCTTTGTTGGATCCAAAGAGATCTTCGGCGTATTCTCCTTTGTTTCACTCTTTCCGAAGTCAACATATGTATGAATGTCCAGTTCCTGTTGATCCAGAGACTGTTGGTGCAATGCTCCCTAAACTTG GTGATTTGTTGAAACTTTTAAACTTGTCATCTGATGATAAAGTGTTACCCACAACATATGGAGAATTACGGCCACCACTTGGAAAACATCGTTTGAAG ATTGTGGAGTTCATTTCAGTGCTTCTGAAAACAGGCAATGTAACTGCAGAGAAAGAATTAATTAACTCGGGCACCATTAAACGTGTCATTGATCTATTCTTTGA GTACCCTTGTAATAATTTTTTGCACCATCATGTAGAGAACATTATATTGTCTTGTTTGGAAAGCAAGAAAGACGACATCGTCGATCATCTTCTTCGAGAGTGCAATTTGATAGGGAAGATTCTTCAAACAGAGAAGAATCCAATTATTTTGGCTGATTCTAATCAG CCAACAATTCCCGCTGTTGGAAAACGAGCACCACGAGTATGCAACTTAGGACATACTACACGAATCTCCAATAAGATTCTTCAGATGGCAAACAGTCAAAGTTGTATTCGGGCGTATCTTCTG GAAAATACCGAATGGAATGAGTGGCAATCTACGACTTTGCATGACCGCAATGTGGTTGAAAATGTCTATCGGTGGGCTTGTGG TCGCCCAACTGCATTGCAAGACAGGACAAGGGATAGTGATGAGGATGACCTTCATGATAGAGACTATGATGTGGCAGCATTAGCAAATAATTTAAACCAGGCTTTTAGATATAAATCGTATGGGAATATCGATACTGTGGAG GACCCTAGATCTCTTGCTCAAGATGACGAG GATGTGTATTTTGATGATGAATCTGCCGAGGTGGTTATATCATCGCTCAGGCTTGGTGATGATCAAGGAAG CAGTCTATTCACCAACTCCAATTGGTTCGCATTCCAAGACGACAGAGTTAGTAGTGAAGCTGCAGGCACAGCACCACCTGAGAGGATGGATGAGATTAATCTGAATGGATCTTCTAACGGTGGTAACAGCAGTAGTGATGATGAGGTGGTGATTGGCGAGGAGGAGATGACTGTGAGCAAGAATTCTGTGATTGACACTTCCTGTTCCAAGTCCGGGCTTCCTAGTAGATTTTCTGAGGCTGAACCTGCTGGTGATGGCATCTCGAACTCTGGGTCGAGTGCATCTAACGATTTGGGATTCTTCAGGTTTGAGACACCAGATGCAGAGGACGCATATGGAGACAGGCCTCTGCCCGACTGGGTAGGATGGGGAGAAGCATCAGATTTGCAAGTTGGGGGCTCAAGTATGAACCCGTTTGAGGACAGTGATAAATCTGATATCAATGATTCCTCTCAAATTGAATTAGCAGCTCCTAATGTCAACTCTCCAACAAGAGAAGCCTTTCTTCCAAATGGCTCTCCAACTACAACAGGATCAAGCGATGGATCAGAGGGCAGTGATCATAGTCAGAAAACTACAGCTGTACCCTCATTATTTGAAGAGGATGTTGAGTTCGTTGGTGTGGAATTAGAAGGCACTGAAAAGGCTATGGAGCAGGCCCTCAAGGAGGGGATTGTTGGGGAAGCAGGTCCACTGAAGAGGAGCGTTGTCCCTAAGGTGCCAGAAAAGGAGAATTCCGATGAGAATGGGGCTGGTATCAAGGAGTTCAATGATGCAAATTATTGGAGAGTGGATCATGAGGTTGCTGTTTTGGAATGA
- the LOC103501952 gene encoding uncharacterized protein LOC103501952 isoform X2, whose protein sequence is MFWRLTSLSTSSPVESILDKENFSLEELLDEEEIIQECKALNSRLVNFLRDRAQVEQLLRYVVEEPPEDSESKRAFKFPFIACEIFTCEIDVILKTLVEEEELMDMLFSFLEPDRPHSALLAGYFSKVIICLMIRKTVPLMHYVQAHRDVLRQLVDLIGITSIMEVLVRLVGADDHVYPNFMDVMQWLSESDMLEMIVDKLNPSSLPEVHANAAETLCAIARNAPSALAAKLSSPSFVARIFDHALEDSHSKSGLVHSLSVCISLLDPKRSSAYSPLFHSFRSQHMYECPVPVDPETVGAMLPKLGDLLKLLNLSSDDKVLPTTYGELRPPLGKHRLKIVEFISVLLKTGNVTAEKELINSGTIKRVIDLFFEYPCNNFLHHHVENIILSCLESKKDDIVDHLLRECNLIGKILQTEKNPIILADSNQPTIPAVGKRAPRVCNLGHTTRISNKILQMANSQSCIRAYLLENTEWNEWQSTTLHDRNVVENVYRWACGRPTALQDRTRDSDEDDLHDRDYDVAALANNLNQAFRYKSYGNIDTVEDPRSLAQDDEDVYFDDESAEVVISSLRLGDDQGSLFTNSNWFAFQDDRVSSEAAGTAPPERMDEINLNGSSNGGNSSSDDEVVIGEEEMTVSKNSVIDTSCSKSGLPSRFSEAEPAGDGISNSGSSASNDLGFFRFETPDAEDAYGDRPLPDWVGWGEASDLQVGGSSMNPFEDSDKSDINDSSQIELAAPNVNSPTREAFLPNGSPTTTGSSDGSEGSDHSQKTTAVPSLFEEDVEFVGVELEGTEKAMEQALKEGIVGEAGPLKRSVVPKVPEKENSDENGAGIKEFNDANYWRVDHEVAVLE, encoded by the exons ATGTTTTGGAGGCTAACTTCCCTTTCTACTTCCTCTCCT GTGGAATCAATTTTAGACAAAGAGAATTTCTCCTTGGAAGAGCTTCTTGATGAAGAAGAAATAATCCAAGAATGCAAAGCCCTGAACAGTCGTTTAGTTAACTT TCTACGAGACAGAGCCCAGGTGGAACAACTCTTGCGTTACGTTGTTGAAGAACCTCCAGAGGATTCTGAAAGCAAACGGGCATTCAA GTTCCCGTTTATTGCCTGTGAGATCTTTACTTGTGAAATTGATGTTATCTTGAAGACTCTAGTAGAGGAGGAAGAG CTAATGGACATGCTTTTCTCCTTCTTGGAACCTGACCGACCTCATAGTGCTTTGTTAGCTGGTTATTTCAGCAAG GTAATCATATGCCTCATGATAAGGAAGACGGTTCCTCTTATGCACTATGTCCAG GCTCATCGAGATGTATTGCGCCAATTAGTTGATTTAATTGGAATTACATCCATTATGGAG GTTTTGGTTAGACTTGTTGGTGCTGATGATCACGTCTATCCAAATTTTATGGATGTGATGCAATGGTTGTCTGAGAGTGATATGCTGGAAATGATCGTTGATAAGCTGAATCCATCT AGTCTGCCTGAGGTTCATGCAAATGCAGCAGAAACATTATGTGCTATAGCCCGTAATGCGCCGTCTGCTCTTGCTGCCAAACTTTCTAGTCCCAG TTTTGTTGCAAGGATATTTGATCATGCTTTGGAAGATTCGCATTCTAAGTCTGGCCTTGTGCACTCACTTTCTGTATGCATTTCTTTGTTGGATCCAAAGAGATCTTCGGCGTATTCTCCTTTGTTTCACTCTTTCCGAAGTCAACATATGTATGAATGTCCAGTTCCTGTTGATCCAGAGACTGTTGGTGCAATGCTCCCTAAACTTG GTGATTTGTTGAAACTTTTAAACTTGTCATCTGATGATAAAGTGTTACCCACAACATATGGAGAATTACGGCCACCACTTGGAAAACATCGTTTGAAG ATTGTGGAGTTCATTTCAGTGCTTCTGAAAACAGGCAATGTAACTGCAGAGAAAGAATTAATTAACTCGGGCACCATTAAACGTGTCATTGATCTATTCTTTGA GTACCCTTGTAATAATTTTTTGCACCATCATGTAGAGAACATTATATTGTCTTGTTTGGAAAGCAAGAAAGACGACATCGTCGATCATCTTCTTCGAGAGTGCAATTTGATAGGGAAGATTCTTCAAACAGAGAAGAATCCAATTATTTTGGCTGATTCTAATCAG CCAACAATTCCCGCTGTTGGAAAACGAGCACCACGAGTATGCAACTTAGGACATACTACACGAATCTCCAATAAGATTCTTCAGATGGCAAACAGTCAAAGTTGTATTCGGGCGTATCTTCTG GAAAATACCGAATGGAATGAGTGGCAATCTACGACTTTGCATGACCGCAATGTGGTTGAAAATGTCTATCGGTGGGCTTGTGG TCGCCCAACTGCATTGCAAGACAGGACAAGGGATAGTGATGAGGATGACCTTCATGATAGAGACTATGATGTGGCAGCATTAGCAAATAATTTAAACCAGGCTTTTAGATATAAATCGTATGGGAATATCGATACTGTGGAG GACCCTAGATCTCTTGCTCAAGATGACGAG GATGTGTATTTTGATGATGAATCTGCCGAGGTGGTTATATCATCGCTCAGGCTTGGTGATGATCAAGGAAG TCTATTCACCAACTCCAATTGGTTCGCATTCCAAGACGACAGAGTTAGTAGTGAAGCTGCAGGCACAGCACCACCTGAGAGGATGGATGAGATTAATCTGAATGGATCTTCTAACGGTGGTAACAGCAGTAGTGATGATGAGGTGGTGATTGGCGAGGAGGAGATGACTGTGAGCAAGAATTCTGTGATTGACACTTCCTGTTCCAAGTCCGGGCTTCCTAGTAGATTTTCTGAGGCTGAACCTGCTGGTGATGGCATCTCGAACTCTGGGTCGAGTGCATCTAACGATTTGGGATTCTTCAGGTTTGAGACACCAGATGCAGAGGACGCATATGGAGACAGGCCTCTGCCCGACTGGGTAGGATGGGGAGAAGCATCAGATTTGCAAGTTGGGGGCTCAAGTATGAACCCGTTTGAGGACAGTGATAAATCTGATATCAATGATTCCTCTCAAATTGAATTAGCAGCTCCTAATGTCAACTCTCCAACAAGAGAAGCCTTTCTTCCAAATGGCTCTCCAACTACAACAGGATCAAGCGATGGATCAGAGGGCAGTGATCATAGTCAGAAAACTACAGCTGTACCCTCATTATTTGAAGAGGATGTTGAGTTCGTTGGTGTGGAATTAGAAGGCACTGAAAAGGCTATGGAGCAGGCCCTCAAGGAGGGGATTGTTGGGGAAGCAGGTCCACTGAAGAGGAGCGTTGTCCCTAAGGTGCCAGAAAAGGAGAATTCCGATGAGAATGGGGCTGGTATCAAGGAGTTCAATGATGCAAATTATTGGAGAGTGGATCATGAGGTTGCTGTTTTGGAATGA
- the LOC103501953 gene encoding auxin response factor 18, with protein MKEAEKTLDPQLWHACAGGMVQMPAINSKVFYFPQGHAEHAQATVDFTSSLRVPPLIPCRVLAVKFLADLETDEVFANVRMVPLPNNDLNFEEEGGFGSNGSENNMEKPASFAKTLTQSDANNGGGFSVPRYCAETIFPRLDYTADPPVQTVIAKDVHGEVWKFRHIYRGTPRRHLLTTGWSTFVNQKKLVAGDSIVFLRSKNGDLCVGIRRAKRAIGCASDHPYGWNPGGGNCIPPYGGLTMFLRDDDNKLSRKGSLSSSGSGGNLRGKGKVRPESVMEAAALAASGQPFEVVYYPRASTPEFCVKASSVRAAMRIQWCSGMRFKMPFETEDSSRISWFMGTISSVQVADPIRWPNSPWRLLQVTWDEPDLLQNVKRVSPWLVELVSNMPVIQLSPFSPPRKKFRLPQHPDFPLDSQFPLSSSFSSNTLRPSSPMCCLSDNTSVGIQGARHTQFGISLSDFHLNNKLQLGLVPSSFQQIDFHSRISNRSVTDHRDSSSHNSSVLLNGEKTGPKLERSDSVKKHQFLLFGQPILTEQQITCSSSSDIHSPRTEKSSSDVNVERVKFHSDGSGSAFKQQISPNKSPGVGFPWYQGYQATELGLDIGHCKVFMESEDVGRTLNLSVISSYEELYRRLANMFGMEKPDILSHVLYQDATGAVKQAGDKPFSDFIKTARRLTILTDSGSDKLGRTLMDGMRSGENGLDASNKTGPLSIFA; from the exons ATGAAAGAAGCAGAGAAAACTTTAGATCCTCAACTATGGCATGCCTGTGCCGGAGGTATGGTTCAGATGCCGGCGATTAACTCCAAGGTTTTCTACTTTCCTCAGGGTCACGCCGAGCACGCTCAGGCCACTGTCGATTTCACCTCTTCGCTTAGAGTCCCGCCTCTTATTCCTTGCCGAGTGCTCGCCGTCAAGTTCTTGGCTGACCTTGAAACGGATGAGGTTTTTGCTAATGTAAGAATGGTTCCATTGCCGAACAACGACCTTAATTTTGAGGAAGAAGGTGGGTTTGGGAGTAATGGGTCTGAGAATAATATGGAGAAACCGGCTTCCTTTGCCAAGACGTTGACTCAATCCGATGCCAACAACGGCGGTGGGTTCTCGGTTCCGAGGTACTGTGCAGAGACGATTTTTCCACGGCTGGATTACACGGCGGATCCGCCGGTTCAGACGGTGATTGCCAAGGATGTTCACGGCGAGGTTTGGAAGTTCCGCCATATATATAGGGGGACGCCTCGCCGGCATTTGTTGACTACTGGGTGGAGTACTTTTGTGAATCAGAAGAAGCTCGTCGCCGGTGATTCGATTGTTTTTCTAAGATCCAAAAATGGCGACCTCTGTGTCGGAATCCGGCGAGCCAAACGCGCAATTGGGTGTGCCTCCGATCACCCGTACGGATGGAATCCCGGCGGTGGAAATTGCATCCCACCTTACGGTGGATTGACGATGTTTTTAAGAGATGATGACAACAAGTTGAGTAGAAAAGGGTCTTTAAGTTCCAGTGGTAGTGGTGGGAATTTGAGgggaaaaggtaaagtaaggCCGGAATCAGTGATGGAAGCGGCGGCGCTTGCGGCGAGTGGACAGCCGTTTGAGGTGGTTTATTACCCACGTGCCAGCACGCCGGAGTTCTGTGTTAAGGCCTCATCGGTAAGAGCCGCCATGAGGATCCAATGGTGCTCTGGTATGAGGTTCAAGATGCCATTTGAGACTGAGGATTCTTCTCGGATTAGTTGGTTTATGGGCACCATTTCTTCTGTTCAAGTTGCTGATCCTATCCGTTGGCCTAATTCTCCATGGCGACTTCTTCAG GTGACATGGGATGAACCAGATTTGTTACAGAATGTGAAGCGTGTTAGTCCATGGTTGGTTGAACTGGTATCGAACATGCCCGTCATTCAATTATCACCTTTTTCTCCACCGAGAAAGAAGTTTCGACTACCACAACATCCAGACTTTCCCCTCGACAGCCAATTCCCACTGTCGTCATCGTTTTCGAGCAATACCCTTAGGCCAAGCAGTCCCATGTGTTGTTTATCTGATAACACTTCTGTAGGCATACAGGGAGCCAGGCATACTCAATTTGGAATATCTTTATCAGATTTCCATCTCAACAACAAACTGCAATTGGGGCTGGTTCCGTCCAGTTTTCAGCAGATTGATTTTCACTCTAGGATTTCCAATCGATCAGTTACAGACCACAGAGACAGCAGCAGTCATAACTCGTCGGTGTTGCTAAACGGGGAAAAGACTGGTCCAAAGTTGGAAAGATCCGATTCAGTGAAGAAGCATCAATTTTTACTCTTTGGTCAACCTATACTGACTGAACAGCAAATCACTTGCAGCTCTTCCAGTGACATTCACTCACCTCGTACCGAGAAAAGTTCCTCAGATGTAAATGTGGAGAGGGTGAAGTTTCACTCCGATGGCTCAGGATCCGCTTTCAAGCAGCAAATTTCTCCTAACAAATCACCAGGAGTAGGATTTCCATGGTACCAGGGTTATCAAGCCACTGAACTCGGCCTAGACATCGGTCACTGCAAGGTATTTATGGAGTCAGAAGACGTAGGCCGCACACTCAACCTTTCGGTCATCAGTTCATATGAAGAACTATACAGGAGGCTTGCAAATATGTTTGGAATGGAAAAACCAGACATTCTTAGCCATGTTTTGTACCAAGATGCAACAGGTGCTGTGAAACAAGCTGGAGATAAACCATTCAG TGATTTCATCAAAACAGCTAGAAGATTGACAATACTAACAGACTCGGGTTCAGACAAGCTGGGAAG GACATTGATGGACGGAATGAGAAGTGGTGAAAATGGATTAGATGCTTCAAACAAGACTGGCCCTTTAAGCATATTTGCATAG
- the LOC103501954 gene encoding UDP-xylose transporter 1, whose product MGEISGFQLGVIGALFLSVASSVSIVICNKALMSNLGFPFATTLTSWHLMVTYCTLHVAHRLNLFESKPIDTKTVVLFGMLNGISIGFLNLSLGFNSVGFYQMTKLAIIPFTVMLETIFLKKQFSSKIRLSLFLLLVGVGIASITDLQLNFLGTVLSLLAIITTCVGQILTNTIQKRLSVSSTQLLYQSAPFQAAILFVSGPFLDQCLTKKNVFAYKYSPVVLAFIILSCLISVSVNFSTFLVIGKTSPVTYQVLGHLKTCLVLGFGYTLLHDPFTERNLIGILIAIGGMGLYSYFCTQETKKKQGDLSLGSQIKDKETAALLAGVLQDKENHEVKKSNKDSLV is encoded by the exons ATGGGAGAAATCTCAGGCTTTCAATTGGGTGTCATTGGAGCACTATTCTTATCAGTGGCATCTTCTGTCTCCATTGTCATCTGCAACAAGGCACTCATGAGTAACCTCGGCTTCCCTTTCG CAACTACTCTGACTAGTTGGCATCTGATGGTCACGTATTGCACTCTTCATGTGGCTCATCGCTTAAACTTGTTTGAATCCAAACCAATTGACACAAAGACGGTTGTGCTTTTTGGGATGCTCAATGGCATCTCCATTGGATTTCTTAACTTGAGCTTGGGATTCAATTCTGTTGGATTCTACCAG ATGACAAAACTTGCAATTATTCCATTCACTGTTATGTTAGAGACTATTTTCCTTAAAAAACAATTCAG TTCCAAGATTAGGCTCTCTCTCTTCCTCTTGCTAGTTGGAGTTGGTATTGCTTCTATCACTGATCTTCAGCTCAATTTTTTGGGAACTGTTCTTTCTCTCTTGGCTATCATAACAACCTGTGTTGGCCAAATT CTAACAAACACTATTCAGAAAAGGCTGAGTGTATCTTCAACGCAGCTACTGTATCAGTCTGCTCCATTTCAAGCAGCCATTCTGTTTGTGTCTGGCCCTTTCTTAGACCAATGTCTAACCAAGAAAAATGTGTTTGCTTACAAGTATTCTCCTGTGGTTTTG GCTTTTATCATCCTTTCATGTCTGATATCTGTATCAGTCAACTTTAGCACATTTTTGGTGATTGGAAAGACATCACCGGTGACATACCAGGTGCTCGGCCACCTCAAGACATGCCTTGTTCTTGGCTTTGGCTATACTCTTCTCCATGATCCTTTCACTGAGAGAAACCTCATTGGAATCCTAATAGCCATTGGTGGGATGGgtttgtattcatatttttgtaCCCAAGAGACTAAAAAGAAGCAGGGTGACCTCTCTTTAGGATCTCAG ATAAAAGACAAGGAAACAGCAGCTCTTCTAGCAGGAGTTCTTCAAGATAAAGAAAATCATGAAGTGAAGAAATCAAACAAGGATTCTCTGGTTTAA
- the LOC103501955 gene encoding uncharacterized protein LOC103501955, whose translation MGSAHRGGTRKANDGARIILTTLVGVVFGFFLGASFPTVSLTKINLPPSLISSIDVATDVQKPPRTRITETHSHGSPKTPKIYVPTNPRGAESLPPGIVASGSDFYLRRLWGEPSEDLNKKPKYLVTFTVGFDQRENIDAAVKKFSDDFTILLFHYDGRTTEWDQYEWSKNAIHISVKKQTKWWYAKRFLHPDVVAAYEYIFIWDEDLGVQHFNAEKYIELVKKHGLEISQPGLEPNNGLTWQMTKRRGDREVHKDTEEKPGWCSDPRLPPCAAFVEIMAPVFSREAWRCVWHLIQNDLVHGWGLDFALRRCVEPAHEKIGVVDSQWIVHQVIPSLGSQGKSEDGKAPWEGVRARCRTEWAEFQSRLANADKAYLAQISKVKVKSLLKRGGL comes from the exons ATGGGAAGCGCCCACCG TGGAGGAACTAGGAAAGCAAATGACGGTGCAAGGATTATATTGACAACGTTAGTGGGAGTGGTCTTTGGATTTTTTCTGGGTGCTTCATTTCCTACAGTGTCTCTAACTAAG ATTAACTTACCTCCAAGCCTTATATCATCTATTGATGTAGCCACGGATGTGCAAAAACCCCCTAGAACCAGGATAACTGAGACTCATAGTCATGGATCACCTAAAACTCCTAAG ATATATGTGCCAACAAATCCTCGTGGTGCAGAGTCATTACCTCCTGGAATTGTTGCTTCGGGATCCGATTTTTATTTACGTCGATTATGGGGTGAACCCAGTGAG GATCTAAATAAAAAACCCAAGTACTTGGTTACATTCACTGTGGGATTTGATCAGAGAGAGAATATTGATGCAGCAGTGAAAAAG TTCTCTGATGACTTTACAATTTTGCTTTTTCACTATGACGGTCGGACTACTGAGTGGGATCAGTATGAGTGGTCAAAGAATGCAATTCATATCAGTGTCAAGAAGCAAACAAAATG GTGGTACGCAAAAAGGTTCTTGCACCCTGATGTTGTAGCTGCATATGAATATATTTTTATCTGGGATGAAGACCTTGGAGTTCAGCATTTCAATGCAGAGAA GTATATTGAGTTAGTGAAAAAACATGGTTTGGAAATTTCCCAACCTGGACTTGAGCCTAACAATGGACTGACATGGCAAATGACAAAGAGGAGAGGTGACAGAGAGGTTCATAA GGATACAGAAGAGAAACCAGGCTGGTGTAGCGACCCTCGGTTGCCTCCTTGTGCTGC GTTTGTAGAAATCATGGCTCCTGTATTTTCTCGTGAAGCTTGGCGATGTGTGTGGCATTTGATTCAG AATGATTTGGTACATGGATGGGGGTTGGACTTTGCTCTCAGAAGATGTGTAGAG CCAGCGCATGAGAAAATTGGCGTAGTTGATTCACAATGGATTGTTCATCAAGTAATTCCTTCTCTTGGTAGTCAG GGAAAATCCGAGGACGGGAAGGCTCCATGGGAAGGG GTGAGAGCAAGGTGCAGAACTGAATGGGCTGAGTTTCAATCTCGCCTCGCAAATGCTGACAAAGCATATCTGGCTCAGATTAGTAAGGTGAAGGTGAAAAGTTTATTGAAGAGAGGAGGCTTGTGA